One part of the Tenacibaculum sp. 190130A14a genome encodes these proteins:
- a CDS encoding metallophosphoesterase — translation MFSSKTRITRAFKNAKKLPLNIDSKYVFFSDCHRGDNSFADDFMHNKKIYMYALQQYLQKDFTYIELGDGDELWENSFKNIFEANKHVYLLLKEFHLKNRLHFIWGNHDMDYRNPKKVEKNLAYYYDTIDDKEKELMINASFSEAIRLTQEDGKSIFLLHGHQADWFNYTFWKLSRFLVRILWRPLQLIGIKDPTSPAQNFKELIKVEHRLEKWIKENNNQMIVTGHTHRPRFPSHDELPHFNDGSCVHPRCITGLELENNEITLIKWHVITNENGTMKIVRTILEGPKNISDYI, via the coding sequence ATGTTTTCTTCAAAAACTAGAATAACTCGAGCTTTTAAAAACGCTAAAAAGCTCCCTCTAAATATCGACTCAAAATATGTTTTCTTTTCAGATTGTCATAGAGGTGATAATAGTTTTGCAGATGATTTTATGCATAACAAAAAAATTTACATGTATGCGTTACAACAGTACCTACAAAAAGACTTTACATATATTGAATTAGGTGATGGAGATGAGTTATGGGAGAACTCTTTTAAAAATATTTTTGAAGCTAATAAACATGTATATCTTCTATTAAAAGAGTTTCACTTAAAAAACAGACTTCACTTTATTTGGGGAAATCATGATATGGATTATCGAAATCCCAAAAAAGTAGAGAAGAATTTAGCTTACTACTACGATACTATCGATGATAAAGAAAAAGAGCTCATGATCAATGCTTCCTTTTCTGAAGCAATTCGACTTACTCAAGAAGATGGTAAGTCTATCTTTTTATTACATGGACATCAAGCAGATTGGTTTAACTATACTTTTTGGAAATTAAGCAGGTTCTTAGTACGTATTTTATGGCGACCTCTTCAATTAATTGGAATAAAGGATCCGACAAGTCCAGCACAAAACTTTAAAGAACTGATTAAAGTAGAACATCGTTTGGAAAAATGGATTAAAGAAAACAACAATCAAATGATTGTTACTGGACACACACATCGTCCGAGATTTCCTTCTCATGATGAGTTACCTCATTTTAACGATGGTAGTTGTGTTCACCCAAGGTGCATTACTGGATTAGAGTTAGAAAACAATGAAATTACCTTAATAAAATGGCACGTTATTACCAACGAAAATGGTACAATGAAGATTGTTAGAACTATCTTAGAAGGCCCAAAAAACATATCAGATTACATTTAA
- a CDS encoding inorganic phosphate transporter, with the protein MGDPFILMLVALAALAILDLVVGVSNDAVNFLNSAIGSKAIPIKTIMIIASVGVFFGAITSSGMMEVARKGIFNPNMFMFEEIMYIFMAVMITDILLLDVFNSLGMPTSTTVSIVFELLGSAVAIALIKISANDAQSISDLASYINTQKATEIIFGIVISVVVAFTVGAIVQYFSRIIYSFDFEKRPNYINALFGGFAITAITYFIIIKGLKGTPFYSNLKGILEGNTAMIIAGSFIMWTAISHLLIKLFKVNILVLIIGVGTFSLAMAFAGNDLVNFIGVPIAALNSYEEWQLSGVAANEFAMGVLAKKVPSNVWLLLLAGLIMVITLWTSKKARAVIETGINLSRQGEGQEKFQPNNLSRIVVRLAMVTNQGFNWLVPQNTQAYLNSKFEKPVIKLPKDKTYELPAFDLVRAAVNLIMASVLISIATSMKLPLSTTYVTFMVAMGTSLADRAWGRESAVYRVAGVINVVAGWFLTAIVAFVAAGIVAYLISWDKAMIPVLLLVVIGMLVRTSIMYSRKAKEEKKQLFVERAELISINGVIDESSDHIAEVAQRINKLYSNVVNDLATHDLVKLRKTDKHVTKLNDEIDSLKDGVFYFIKSLDETSVQASRFYILILGYLQDVAQSISYISRSTYKHVNNNHKNLKKGQIKDLKHIDNTLSKLLNDISNTFESKSFDNLPQIIEEKKELLKELSASIEKQVERIRTDETSPKNTTLYFGILIETQDLVSGLMSLLETYEEFHVSTKSVNI; encoded by the coding sequence ATGGGAGATCCGTTTATTTTAATGTTAGTCGCTTTAGCGGCTTTGGCAATTTTAGATTTGGTAGTAGGAGTAAGTAACGATGCTGTAAACTTCTTAAATTCAGCTATCGGTTCAAAAGCAATTCCAATCAAAACAATTATGATAATTGCTAGTGTTGGTGTTTTCTTTGGTGCTATTACTTCTAGTGGAATGATGGAGGTTGCTCGAAAGGGAATATTTAACCCTAATATGTTCATGTTTGAAGAAATCATGTACATCTTTATGGCTGTTATGATTACCGATATTCTCCTCCTCGATGTGTTTAATTCCCTCGGAATGCCTACCTCAACAACGGTGTCTATCGTTTTTGAATTATTAGGATCGGCAGTGGCTATCGCTTTAATCAAGATTTCTGCCAATGATGCACAATCTATTTCTGATTTAGCCTCTTATATAAATACTCAAAAAGCAACAGAAATTATATTCGGTATTGTAATTTCCGTAGTCGTCGCATTTACGGTGGGGGCTATTGTTCAATACTTCTCAAGAATCATCTATTCTTTTGATTTCGAAAAAAGACCTAATTATATCAACGCTTTATTTGGTGGATTTGCCATAACAGCAATCACTTATTTTATTATCATCAAAGGTTTAAAAGGAACTCCTTTTTACAGTAACTTAAAAGGAATTTTAGAAGGAAATACCGCTATGATAATTGCAGGTAGTTTCATTATGTGGACCGCAATTTCACATCTATTAATCAAACTATTCAAAGTTAATATTTTAGTGTTAATTATAGGTGTAGGTACTTTTTCTTTAGCCATGGCTTTTGCAGGTAATGACTTGGTAAACTTCATTGGAGTACCAATTGCTGCTTTAAACTCATATGAAGAATGGCAACTTTCAGGAGTTGCTGCCAATGAATTTGCTATGGGAGTATTAGCTAAGAAAGTTCCATCTAATGTATGGTTATTATTATTAGCAGGATTAATCATGGTTATTACTTTATGGACCTCTAAAAAAGCAAGAGCTGTAATTGAAACAGGAATTAACTTGTCTCGTCAAGGAGAGGGACAAGAAAAATTCCAACCAAATAATTTATCAAGAATCGTAGTTCGTTTAGCAATGGTAACCAACCAAGGTTTTAATTGGCTGGTTCCTCAAAATACGCAAGCGTACTTAAACTCTAAGTTTGAAAAACCTGTTATCAAGTTACCAAAAGATAAAACCTATGAATTACCGGCATTCGATTTGGTAAGAGCAGCGGTTAACTTAATTATGGCTAGTGTACTAATTTCTATTGCTACCTCTATGAAATTACCTTTATCTACTACTTATGTAACTTTTATGGTAGCTATGGGTACCTCTTTAGCTGATAGAGCATGGGGACGTGAAAGTGCTGTATATAGAGTAGCTGGAGTAATTAATGTTGTAGCGGGTTGGTTCTTAACCGCCATTGTTGCTTTTGTAGCTGCAGGTATTGTTGCTTATTTAATTAGCTGGGACAAAGCGATGATTCCGGTATTATTATTAGTAGTTATTGGAATGCTTGTTAGAACGAGTATTATGTATTCTCGTAAGGCAAAAGAAGAAAAGAAACAATTATTTGTAGAACGTGCTGAATTGATTTCTATTAACGGAGTAATTGATGAAAGTTCTGATCATATTGCTGAAGTAGCGCAACGTATCAACAAATTGTATTCGAATGTAGTAAACGATTTAGCTACCCATGATTTGGTTAAATTACGTAAGACAGACAAGCATGTTACTAAATTAAACGATGAAATTGATAGTTTAAAAGATGGTGTTTTTTACTTTATTAAATCTCTTGATGAAACATCAGTACAAGCAAGTCGTTTCTATATTTTAATTTTAGGCTATTTACAGGACGTAGCACAGTCGATTAGTTATATTTCTCGTTCTACTTACAAACACGTAAATAACAACCATAAAAACCTTAAAAAAGGTCAAATAAAGGATTTAAAACATATCGACAATACTTTATCTAAGTTATTGAACGATATTAGTAATACGTTTGAAAGCAAATCTTTTGATAATCTTCCTCAAATTATTGAAGAGAAGAAGGAACTTTTAAAAGAACTTTCTGCTTCTATTGAAAAACAAGTAGAAAGAATTAGAACTGATGAAACGAGTCCAAAGAATACAACACTTTATTTTGGTATTTTAATAGAAACCCAAGATCTAGTTTCTGGTTTAATGAGTTTATTAGAAACCTACGAAGAGTTTCATGTTAGCACCAAAAGTGTAAACATTTAA
- a CDS encoding acyl-CoA thioesterase II: MKDTQELLDILTLEDIGNNNFNGVSKDIGSPNVFGGQVLAQSLNAAYRTVPEERILHSLHSYFLEAGNLELPITYNVQTIRDGGSFSTRRVTAHQNEKTIFILACSFHKKEEGHEHQMPIKKDIKQPEELLSWTDMLDQFGAFLPKKMKAFLSIERPIDFKPVEIANPLDPKDLPPVVDVWFKLKGDSSNLELAIKQQILTYISDYNILTACLNPNASVANFGNTQMASLDHSMWFYRDFDFNDWMLFSIESPNSFGARGFACGNIYTRDGRLIASVAQEGLMRPMKK; encoded by the coding sequence ATGAAAGATACTCAAGAGTTATTAGATATTTTAACTTTAGAAGATATAGGAAATAACAATTTTAATGGGGTTAGTAAAGATATTGGAAGTCCAAATGTGTTTGGAGGTCAGGTGCTAGCACAATCGCTTAATGCGGCTTATAGAACGGTTCCTGAAGAACGTATACTGCACTCATTGCATTCTTATTTTTTAGAAGCGGGTAATTTAGAGTTGCCAATTACATACAATGTACAAACGATTCGAGATGGAGGTAGTTTTTCTACCCGAAGAGTTACTGCTCATCAGAATGAAAAAACCATCTTTATTTTGGCTTGCTCTTTTCACAAAAAAGAAGAAGGGCATGAACACCAAATGCCAATAAAGAAAGATATCAAACAACCAGAAGAGTTGTTAAGTTGGACAGATATGTTAGACCAATTTGGAGCGTTTTTACCGAAGAAGATGAAAGCTTTTTTGAGTATAGAACGCCCCATTGATTTTAAACCAGTTGAAATAGCAAATCCGTTGGATCCAAAAGATTTACCACCTGTGGTAGATGTATGGTTTAAATTAAAAGGAGATTCTTCAAACTTAGAACTGGCAATTAAACAACAAATACTAACGTATATTTCAGATTATAATATACTAACAGCATGCTTGAATCCGAATGCAAGCGTAGCTAATTTTGGAAATACGCAAATGGCAAGTTTAGATCACTCTATGTGGTTTTATAGAGATTTTGATTTTAATGATTGGATGTTGTTTTCTATAGAAAGTCCAAACTCATTTGGTGCTCGAGGATTCGCTTGTGGAAACATTTATACAAGAGATGGAAGATTGATTGCTTCTGTTGCACAAGAAGGACTTATGAGACCAATGAAAAAATAG
- a CDS encoding GNAT family N-acetyltransferase, with amino-acid sequence MNFLSCSKHSNNYIFYSSIKEVPKEVWKELQCEHNLYLSAMYLEALESNNDTIEFSYLVLLNDAQKPIAFTTIQIVNFYLDSVQNEMQSIVEWIKCMGRKLKVISPEEPFKVLTSGNTFVSGEHGIYIKQDQDKKQVVKDISKALLEYAKSNYKDTIDAFMLKDFLTESLYITDELKEVSFNSFKVEPNMVLTLNKSWASFEDYLAAMKTKFRVKAKKAMKQSNSLKVEDITIEMLDDLLPKMTDLYKKVSGKSSFNLGDFNLKTYRDLKENLGQSYLLKGYWLEDRLVGFMSGIMNQHTLDAHFVGIDYKYNKSYAVYQRMLYDYIILGIQEGVHCINFGRTASEIKSSVGAIPQDLTIYLRHKKTIPNKILSLFLNKIEPTEFNQKLPFKEVKHVAKTN; translated from the coding sequence GTGAATTTTTTATCCTGTTCAAAACATTCAAATAACTATATTTTTTATTCTTCTATAAAAGAGGTTCCAAAAGAAGTTTGGAAAGAGCTTCAATGTGAGCATAATTTATATTTGAGTGCAATGTATCTAGAAGCATTAGAAAGTAATAACGATACCATTGAATTTTCGTATTTGGTTTTACTAAACGATGCTCAAAAACCAATCGCGTTTACCACCATTCAAATCGTAAACTTTTACCTAGATAGTGTACAAAACGAGATGCAATCTATTGTAGAATGGATAAAGTGTATGGGAAGAAAATTGAAAGTCATTTCTCCAGAAGAACCTTTTAAAGTACTTACAAGTGGTAACACGTTTGTGAGTGGTGAGCATGGTATTTATATCAAACAAGACCAAGACAAAAAACAAGTAGTAAAAGATATTTCAAAAGCGTTGTTAGAATACGCTAAATCGAATTATAAAGATACCATAGATGCTTTTATGTTAAAAGACTTCTTAACCGAGTCTTTGTATATCACCGATGAGTTAAAAGAGGTTAGTTTCAATTCGTTTAAAGTAGAACCAAATATGGTGCTCACCTTAAATAAGAGTTGGGCTTCTTTTGAAGATTATTTAGCAGCAATGAAAACTAAATTTAGGGTAAAGGCAAAGAAGGCTATGAAACAAAGTAATAGTTTAAAGGTAGAAGATATTACTATTGAAATGCTAGATGATTTATTGCCTAAAATGACAGATTTGTATAAAAAGGTATCTGGTAAATCAAGTTTTAATTTAGGAGATTTTAATTTAAAAACATATCGTGATTTAAAAGAAAACCTTGGTCAATCCTATTTACTAAAAGGATATTGGCTGGAAGATAGGTTGGTTGGCTTTATGTCGGGAATTATGAATCAACATACATTAGATGCACATTTTGTTGGAATAGACTATAAATACAATAAATCATATGCCGTATATCAAAGAATGCTATATGATTATATTATCTTAGGAATTCAAGAAGGAGTACACTGCATTAATTTTGGAAGAACGGCAAGCGAGATAAAAAGTTCGGTAGGTGCAATTCCTCAAGATTTAACTATTTATCTTCGTCATAAAAAAACAATACCTAATAAAATTCTAAGTTTATTTTTAAATAAAATAGAACCGACAGAATTTAATCAGAAGTTACCTTTTAAAGAGGTTAAACATGTAGCAAAAACAAATTAG
- the leuS gene encoding leucine--tRNA ligase, producing MQYNHQEIEKKWQEYWAKNQTFKASNNSDKPKYYVLDMFPYPSGAGLHVGHPLGYIASDIYARYKRHKGFNVLHPQGYDSFGLPAEQYAIQTGQHPAITTETNIKTYRGQLDKIGFSFDWSREVRTSNPEYYKWTQWIFIQLFNSWYNKDTDKAEDVSTLITKFETAGNAEVNAVTDEDIKQFSAEEWKNFSSKEQQEILLQYRLTYLSDTEVNWCPALGTVLANDEIVNGVSERGGHPVVRKKMTQWSMRISAYAQRLLDGLNGIDWPQPLKDIQTNWIGRSQGAMVSFDVDGHDANIEVFTTRPDTIFGVSFMTLAPEHDLVTKITTDAQRGAVEAYVEATAKRSERDRMADVKTISGVFTGAYALHPFTGKQVPIWIGDYVLASYGTGAVMAVPCGDQRDYDFAKHFGLEIPNIFDGVDISEQANDTKEGIKLANSDFLDGLNYKKGMKTVIYEMEKRGFGFGKINYRLRDAVFSRQRYWGEPFPVYYKDGMPQMIANEHLPIELPEVEKYLPTEDGKPPLGNSTEWAWSTETNSVVSNDQINNETVFPLELNTMPGWAGSSWYFNRYMDATNEGEFVSKEAVEYWKEVDLYIGGSEHATGHLLYARFWQKFLFDRGLLPVDEFAKKLINQGMILGTSAIVYRVSGTNKYVSLGLKDQYQTEELRVDVKLINSSDELDLEGLKNWQPQFADAEFELEDGKYIVGREVEKMSKRWFNVVNPDDICEEYGADSLRLFEMFLGPLEQFKPWKTSGISGVYSFLKKLWKLFHKGEDFEVSEGEATKDNLKTLHKTIKKVEEDIENFSFNTSVSTFMIAVNELAKQECNNKAILEQLLVLVSPYAPHISEELWSKLGHKESISTAAFPVFDEKHLVESSKNYPVSFNGKTRFTLELPLDMSKEEIEKTVMEHEKTQQQLQGRTPKKVIVVPGRIINIVG from the coding sequence ATGCAATACAATCATCAAGAAATAGAAAAAAAGTGGCAAGAGTATTGGGCAAAGAACCAAACTTTTAAGGCCAGTAATAATTCTGATAAACCTAAATACTATGTATTAGATATGTTTCCTTATCCATCTGGAGCAGGACTACATGTTGGACATCCATTAGGATATATCGCAAGTGATATTTATGCACGTTACAAGCGTCATAAAGGGTTTAATGTATTGCACCCACAAGGATATGATAGCTTCGGGTTACCAGCTGAACAATATGCGATTCAAACAGGTCAGCATCCAGCAATCACTACCGAAACAAACATTAAAACATATAGAGGACAGTTAGATAAAATCGGATTCTCATTCGATTGGTCTCGTGAAGTTCGTACTTCAAATCCAGAATATTATAAATGGACGCAATGGATCTTTATCCAGTTGTTCAATTCTTGGTATAATAAAGATACAGACAAAGCAGAAGATGTAAGCACTCTTATAACTAAGTTTGAAACAGCTGGGAATGCTGAGGTAAATGCGGTGACTGATGAAGACATCAAACAATTTTCTGCAGAAGAGTGGAAGAACTTTAGCTCAAAAGAGCAACAAGAAATTTTATTACAATATCGTTTAACCTATTTGTCAGACACAGAAGTAAACTGGTGTCCTGCTTTAGGAACGGTTTTAGCCAATGATGAAATTGTAAATGGAGTTTCAGAACGTGGAGGACATCCAGTAGTACGTAAAAAAATGACACAATGGTCTATGCGTATTTCTGCATATGCGCAACGCTTATTAGATGGATTAAATGGAATTGATTGGCCACAGCCTTTAAAAGATATTCAAACCAACTGGATTGGTAGAAGTCAAGGAGCCATGGTGAGTTTTGATGTAGATGGACATGATGCAAATATTGAAGTGTTTACTACAAGACCTGATACTATTTTTGGGGTGTCTTTTATGACCTTAGCACCAGAACATGATTTAGTAACTAAAATTACTACTGATGCGCAACGTGGAGCGGTAGAGGCATATGTGGAAGCTACTGCAAAACGTTCAGAGCGTGATAGAATGGCAGATGTAAAAACTATTTCAGGAGTATTTACAGGGGCCTATGCATTACATCCGTTTACAGGAAAGCAAGTGCCAATTTGGATTGGAGATTATGTATTAGCTAGCTACGGAACAGGAGCTGTAATGGCAGTACCATGTGGAGACCAACGTGATTATGATTTTGCAAAGCATTTCGGACTAGAAATTCCAAATATTTTTGATGGAGTAGATATTTCAGAACAAGCAAATGATACCAAAGAAGGAATTAAGTTAGCAAACTCTGATTTCTTAGATGGGTTGAATTATAAAAAAGGAATGAAAACCGTAATCTATGAAATGGAAAAACGCGGTTTTGGTTTCGGAAAAATAAACTATCGTTTACGTGATGCAGTATTTAGCCGTCAACGTTATTGGGGAGAACCATTCCCAGTATATTACAAAGACGGAATGCCACAAATGATAGCAAATGAACATTTACCAATTGAATTACCGGAGGTAGAAAAGTATTTACCTACCGAAGATGGTAAACCACCATTAGGAAATTCGACGGAATGGGCTTGGTCTACAGAAACAAATTCAGTTGTTTCTAATGATCAAATTAATAACGAAACTGTTTTTCCTTTAGAATTAAACACAATGCCAGGTTGGGCAGGAAGTTCTTGGTATTTTAACCGTTATATGGATGCTACGAATGAAGGAGAATTTGTAAGCAAGGAAGCAGTTGAGTACTGGAAAGAAGTAGATTTATATATTGGAGGTTCTGAGCATGCAACAGGACATTTATTATATGCACGTTTTTGGCAAAAATTCTTATTTGATAGAGGACTCTTGCCAGTTGATGAGTTTGCAAAAAAATTAATCAACCAAGGAATGATCTTAGGAACTTCTGCAATTGTATACAGAGTTTCAGGAACCAATAAGTACGTTTCATTAGGTTTAAAAGATCAATATCAAACAGAAGAGTTACGTGTAGATGTGAAGTTGATCAACTCTTCAGATGAATTAGACTTAGAAGGATTAAAGAATTGGCAACCTCAATTTGCGGATGCAGAGTTTGAATTGGAAGATGGTAAATATATTGTTGGAAGAGAGGTTGAAAAAATGTCAAAGCGATGGTTTAATGTTGTGAACCCAGATGATATTTGCGAGGAATATGGAGCAGATAGTTTACGTTTGTTTGAAATGTTCTTAGGACCTTTAGAGCAATTTAAACCATGGAAAACATCCGGTATTTCTGGAGTGTATTCATTCTTAAAAAAGCTATGGAAGTTATTCCACAAAGGAGAAGACTTCGAAGTTTCAGAAGGAGAAGCTACGAAAGACAACTTAAAAACATTACACAAAACCATTAAGAAAGTAGAAGAGGATATAGAAAATTTCTCATTCAATACTTCTGTTTCTACCTTTATGATTGCTGTAAATGAATTAGCTAAGCAAGAGTGTAATAACAAAGCAATTTTAGAGCAGTTATTAGTATTGGTATCACCATATGCACCTCATATTTCTGAAGAATTATGGAGTAAGTTAGGTCATAAAGAATCAATTTCTACAGCTGCTTTCCCAGTGTTTGATGAGAAGCATTTAGTGGAAAGCTCTAAGAACTACCCTGTTTCTTTCAATGGTAAAACACGTTTTACCTTGGAATTACCATTAGACATGAGTAAAGAAGAGATTGAAAAAACAGTGATGGAGCACGAAAAAACGCAACAACAATTACAGGGACGTACTCCTAAAAAAGTGATTGTAGTTCCGGGAAGAATTATTAATATCGTTGGATAA
- a CDS encoding 2-dehydropantoate 2-reductase translates to MNIVIYGTGGVGGYFGVRLAQFGQNVTFIARGKHLEAIKQNGLELKSINGNFTLKKVNVTNDVATISNPDLILITTKTWQLEEVAKSIQPILTNNTSVISLLNGADNAEKLIKILGTQHVLGGLCKIVSKIERFGVINHMAIEPYIAFGELDNSHSTRIKEIKNVFDKAEIFNQVPDNIQVAIWSKFLFITTISALGGLTRATLGEMRTQPEVRNLMLKTAQEIVTIANAKGVPLNKESIEKVFHFIDKLPYETTASLQRDIMEGRPSELDSQVGTIHKMGQELNIPTPINSFIYHSLIITEKRNRKESLS, encoded by the coding sequence ATGAATATTGTTATTTACGGTACAGGAGGTGTTGGAGGCTATTTTGGTGTTCGATTAGCTCAATTTGGGCAAAACGTTACCTTTATAGCAAGAGGAAAACACTTAGAAGCCATCAAACAAAATGGATTAGAACTAAAAAGCATTAATGGAAATTTTACCTTAAAAAAGGTAAATGTTACCAATGATGTTGCTACAATCTCAAATCCAGATTTGATTTTAATTACTACTAAAACATGGCAGCTTGAAGAGGTAGCTAAAAGTATCCAACCAATTTTAACGAACAATACGTCAGTAATTTCTCTATTAAATGGAGCAGATAATGCTGAGAAACTTATTAAGATTCTAGGAACTCAGCATGTTCTAGGTGGTTTATGTAAAATTGTAAGTAAAATAGAGCGGTTTGGAGTTATCAATCATATGGCAATAGAACCGTATATAGCCTTTGGAGAGTTAGATAATAGCCACTCAACTAGGATAAAAGAAATTAAAAATGTTTTTGATAAAGCCGAAATCTTCAATCAAGTTCCAGACAATATACAGGTAGCTATTTGGTCTAAATTTTTGTTTATTACAACTATAAGTGCACTTGGAGGACTTACAAGAGCTACTTTAGGAGAAATGAGAACGCAGCCAGAGGTGAGAAATCTTATGCTTAAAACTGCTCAAGAAATAGTTACTATAGCTAATGCCAAAGGAGTTCCCTTAAATAAAGAAAGTATTGAAAAAGTGTTTCACTTTATAGACAAGCTTCCATATGAGACAACAGCATCCTTACAACGAGACATCATGGAAGGACGTCCTTCAGAATTAGATTCTCAAGTAGGAACTATTCATAAAATGGGTCAAGAATTAAACATCCCTACACCTATCAATTCTTTTATTTATCATTCACTAATAATCACTGAAAAAAGAAACCGAAAAGAATCTTTAAGCTAA
- a CDS encoding DUF2911 domain-containing protein: MKKSIITFLLLVVAVVFTNETTAQNFSGLDKSPMDAASYPSNWRVSDKLVKVTYSRPQLKGRSLTQLAPKGKVWRTGANEAAEITFYKDVTFGDKKVKAGTYSLFTIPGDDKWTVVLNTAKNVWGSYFYKQKEDVARVIAKVSKAKKTLEAFSITFSGQGEEATMYLGWGDVVISVPVKG; encoded by the coding sequence ATGAAAAAATCAATTATAACATTTTTGCTACTAGTTGTTGCCGTTGTTTTTACAAATGAAACAACTGCACAAAATTTTTCAGGATTAGATAAAAGTCCAATGGATGCAGCATCATACCCTTCAAATTGGAGAGTCTCAGATAAATTGGTGAAGGTTACATATAGCCGTCCGCAATTAAAGGGAAGGAGTTTAACACAATTAGCACCTAAAGGAAAAGTTTGGAGAACAGGGGCAAATGAAGCAGCTGAAATTACCTTTTATAAAGATGTAACTTTTGGTGATAAAAAAGTAAAAGCAGGAACATATTCATTATTTACCATTCCAGGAGATGATAAATGGACCGTTGTTTTAAATACTGCAAAAAATGTTTGGGGATCTTATTTTTATAAGCAAAAAGAAGATGTTGCTAGAGTAATTGCAAAAGTTTCAAAAGCAAAAAAAACATTAGAAGCATTTTCAATTACCTTTAGCGGTCAAGGAGAAGAAGCAACCATGTATTTAGGTTGGGGAGATGTAGTTATTTCCGTTCCTGTGAAGGGATAG
- a CDS encoding PepSY domain-containing protein, translating to MKNRKLNQWLWKWHFIAGIISLPFVLVLSITGAIYLFNPQVEKEVKASIQKVKDKTESTISYEEQWALAKQSMKKKPNSMVLPFTESIATEFVSGRFSHKNSLFVNPYSGKVTGKFSPKDTWMYTVRKLHGELLGGKTGTKLVELVASWMLILILSGLYIWWPFQRGIKGVFTIRLREGKRILFRDLHAVIGFWISGLLILTLAGGLPWTDVFGANFKWVQKVTNTGYPKTWSGRGLTSEIKEKPLTLDEMVTIAKQQKLKGTISIGLPKNEKSTFSVSNKTFDLNAQKMMHFDQYSGALIKKHNWSDVGFLMRGRMWVMAFHQGQFGGWNWWLMFGVAVMLTIMSLGAIASYVVRKPENSWGIPKVSKSFKINPLIVTFLILLGIILPLFGISILFILLIEGSRYLKKRI from the coding sequence ATGAAAAATAGAAAATTAAATCAATGGCTTTGGAAATGGCATTTTATTGCAGGAATAATCTCATTGCCATTTGTACTGGTATTGTCAATTACTGGAGCTATCTATTTGTTTAACCCTCAGGTTGAAAAAGAAGTTAAAGCTTCTATTCAAAAAGTAAAGGACAAAACAGAGAGTACTATTTCATATGAAGAACAATGGGCCTTGGCAAAACAAAGTATGAAGAAAAAGCCCAATAGTATGGTGTTACCTTTTACTGAAAGTATTGCCACCGAATTTGTTTCAGGGAGATTTAGTCATAAAAACTCACTATTTGTAAATCCTTATAGTGGAAAAGTTACTGGAAAGTTTAGTCCGAAAGATACTTGGATGTATACAGTACGAAAACTACATGGAGAACTTCTTGGAGGAAAAACAGGAACAAAGCTAGTTGAGTTAGTAGCTAGTTGGATGCTTATACTTATTTTGTCTGGTTTATACATTTGGTGGCCTTTTCAAAGAGGGATAAAAGGAGTGTTTACAATTCGACTCAGAGAAGGAAAACGAATTTTGTTTAGAGATTTGCATGCGGTTATTGGATTTTGGATTTCGGGTTTATTAATTCTTACACTTGCCGGAGGATTGCCGTGGACAGATGTTTTTGGAGCTAATTTTAAATGGGTGCAAAAAGTAACAAATACAGGATACCCAAAAACTTGGAGTGGAAGAGGGTTAACTTCTGAAATAAAAGAGAAACCATTAACATTAGATGAAATGGTTACCATTGCAAAACAACAAAAACTAAAAGGAACAATAAGTATTGGGCTTCCAAAAAATGAGAAAAGTACTTTTAGTGTTTCCAATAAAACATTCGATTTAAATGCTCAAAAGATGATGCATTTCGATCAATATTCAGGAGCACTGATCAAAAAACACAATTGGAGTGATGTGGGTTTTTTAATGCGAGGGAGAATGTGGGTCATGGCATTTCATCAAGGTCAGTTTGGAGGATGGAATTGGTGGTTAATGTTTGGGGTTGCAGTAATGTTAACTATTATGAGTTTGGGAGCTATTGCATCTTACGTGGTTAGAAAACCCGAAAATAGTTGGGGAATTCCTAAAGTTTCTAAAAGTTTTAAAATAAACCCTCTGATAGTTACGTTTTTAATATTGTTGGGCATAATATTACCGCTCTTCGGAATAAGTATTTTATTTATTTTATTAATTGAAGGAAGTAGATACCTTAAAAAAAGAATTTAG